In Paenibacillus sonchi, a single genomic region encodes these proteins:
- a CDS encoding MBL fold metallo-hydrolase has product MTIYLQMLGTGDAFSTKYYNNNAVLQDHGYTLLIDCGVTAPQAMKALGKSFQEVTETLITHIHGDHIGGLAELARTPSQEPHGKMTLLLAETLIEPLWQHPLLEPLHRKGGARSLADVFNVKPLKPDTPYTLSPSLTLELIRTPHMPGKASYSLLLNECVFYSADLTFQPELLLHLVHNRGITKILHDCQLSGRGQVHTTLRELLSLPEEIRKLIMLMHYSDEKPKFEGNTGEMEFLEQQVVYRLPDCRKDT; this is encoded by the coding sequence ATGACTATTTATTTACAGATGCTGGGCACAGGAGATGCCTTTTCCACAAAATACTATAACAATAACGCTGTGCTGCAGGACCATGGATACACACTTCTGATAGATTGCGGAGTGACAGCCCCCCAGGCGATGAAGGCCCTCGGGAAATCCTTTCAAGAGGTGACTGAAACGCTGATTACACATATCCATGGCGATCATATCGGCGGACTGGCCGAGCTGGCCCGTACACCAAGCCAGGAGCCTCACGGCAAAATGACACTGCTGCTCGCAGAGACTCTGATAGAGCCGCTGTGGCAGCACCCGCTCCTTGAACCTTTACACCGGAAAGGGGGCGCTCGGTCGCTAGCCGATGTTTTTAACGTCAAACCGCTGAAGCCTGACACTCCGTACACACTGTCTCCCTCCCTTACGCTGGAGCTGATCCGCACGCCACATATGCCCGGGAAAGCAAGCTATTCGCTTCTGCTGAATGAGTGTGTCTTTTACAGTGCAGATCTGACTTTCCAGCCCGAACTTCTGCTCCACCTGGTTCATAACCGCGGCATTACGAAGATTCTGCATGACTGCCAGCTAAGCGGACGCGGACAGGTGCACACTACCCTTAGAGAACTGCTGTCCTTGCCGGAAGAAATCCGGAAGCTGATTATGCTGATGCATTACAGTGACGAGAAGCCAAAGTTCGAAGGGAACACTGGTGAAATGGAGTTTTTGGAGCAGCAGGTGGTCTATCGGCTACCCGACTGCAGGAAGGATACTTAA
- a CDS encoding tyrosine-type recombinase/integrase has translation MYINYDLVICTTVGTPTTPRNLSRTWYNMLKKSELHPITFHDLRHTHASLLLKNNVHPKIVSERLGHASIQITLDLYSHLFPNMQEAAAHLLGEQLFRT, from the coding sequence ATGTACATTAATTATGATCTTGTAATCTGCACAACGGTCGGAACACCAACTACACCGAGGAATCTGTCCAGAACCTGGTATAACATGCTGAAGAAGTCCGAACTACATCCTATAACCTTTCATGATCTTAGGCATACTCACGCTTCACTGCTTCTGAAGAACAACGTCCATCCTAAGATCGTCTCAGAGCGCTTGGGACACGCTTCAATACAGATTACCCTTGATCTGTACTCTCACCTGTTTCCGAACATGCAAGAAGCAGCAGCACACCTTCTAGGAGAACAATTATTCAGAACTTGA
- a CDS encoding DUF1292 domain-containing protein, which translates to MSDHKHEHGHEHGEACGCGHDHDHEHEEFVLTLTNEQGEDVEMVLVETFDVGEKLYALLLERENPEADGIILRMEEEDEEMVLYNIEDEAEWKAVEEAYNELLAQQE; encoded by the coding sequence ATGAGCGATCACAAACATGAGCATGGCCATGAACATGGTGAAGCATGCGGTTGCGGACATGATCACGACCATGAGCACGAGGAGTTTGTGCTGACCTTGACGAATGAGCAGGGCGAAGATGTGGAAATGGTGCTGGTGGAAACGTTCGATGTAGGCGAGAAGCTGTACGCTCTGCTGTTGGAACGCGAAAACCCTGAAGCGGATGGCATCATTCTGCGCATGGAAGAAGAAGATGAAGAAATGGTGCTTTACAACATTGAAGATGAAGCTGAATGGAAAGCTGTTGAAGAAGCTTACAATGAGCTGCTTGCCCAGCAAGAATAG
- a CDS encoding ATP-binding protein: protein MYLSDMALMKYLNKKNSLYHGKILELRESVANWLSYIPHTFPHYTRHTVEHSEEIILQISKMLFKDNDQEQAILRLSSAEAFIIMASALLHDTGMVVSDQEKIKILQSEEWNLWVSRSGAKRWNEIMGIREDNSIEISTRNFIADLQTRYLIAEYIRKTHHLKAVDIMTQNHTLLGKFSFDDPSLFRTITDICVAHGLSSYELDDSEKYPERRDIRGEEVNVKFLALLLRIGDLLDMSYDRACPLLMNAACPLPADSLAHWTQYQRITHRLTATDSIEITAKCNTQDEHRFLQDWCQWLVDEMKNTSIIMSKATRHSNWIVPSVSMGTLNSSIKIEPSISATYIPSEWKLELDQDMVFQRLISDVYQSEKDFLRELLQNALDATRCKLIEDLKNKGDDVPTFTNQISEHIREKYPINITLEEIAIQSPLSQEEHLKQLLVIEDNGLGMDTEIIKKYFLQVGRSYYTSEEFQRKFSFKPNSQFGVGFLSVFAVSEHITVETFKPSSFRGEGPISLCLTSPRSYLLTDKGSRKKVELKSRLY, encoded by the coding sequence ATGTATTTATCGGACATGGCTCTTATGAAATACTTAAATAAGAAAAATTCATTATATCATGGGAAAATTCTTGAATTAAGAGAATCCGTAGCCAATTGGCTCTCATATATTCCCCACACCTTTCCCCATTATACAAGACACACAGTTGAACACAGCGAAGAAATCATTTTGCAGATTTCTAAGATGCTCTTTAAGGATAACGATCAGGAACAGGCTATCTTACGTTTGTCGAGTGCAGAAGCATTTATTATAATGGCGTCAGCTTTACTCCACGATACTGGCATGGTCGTTTCAGATCAAGAGAAAATAAAGATATTACAATCTGAGGAATGGAACTTATGGGTTTCAAGAAGCGGGGCAAAGCGCTGGAATGAAATAATGGGAATTAGGGAGGATAACAGTATTGAAATCAGTACTCGTAATTTTATAGCTGATCTACAAACAAGATATTTAATAGCGGAATACATAAGGAAGACACATCATCTTAAGGCAGTCGATATTATGACTCAAAACCATACTCTCTTAGGGAAATTTTCATTTGATGATCCTTCACTGTTTCGAACAATAACAGATATATGCGTGGCCCATGGTTTAAGTAGCTATGAACTTGATGACAGTGAAAAGTATCCTGAACGTCGCGACATCAGAGGAGAAGAAGTAAATGTAAAGTTTCTTGCTCTGTTGCTTAGAATTGGTGATTTGCTGGACATGTCTTATGACAGAGCCTGTCCCTTGTTAATGAACGCTGCTTGTCCTCTACCAGCAGATAGCTTGGCACATTGGACTCAATATCAAAGAATTACCCATCGACTAACAGCAACTGATTCTATTGAAATTACTGCAAAATGTAACACTCAAGATGAACATAGGTTTCTACAAGATTGGTGTCAATGGTTAGTTGATGAAATGAAAAATACGTCTATAATTATGTCAAAAGCCACTAGACATTCCAATTGGATTGTCCCAAGTGTAAGTATGGGTACTTTAAATTCTTCTATAAAAATAGAACCAAGCATATCGGCCACATATATCCCCTCTGAGTGGAAGCTTGAACTTGATCAAGACATGGTATTTCAAAGATTGATCTCAGACGTTTATCAGTCCGAAAAAGATTTCCTCAGAGAATTACTGCAGAATGCACTTGATGCAACGAGATGTAAATTAATTGAAGACTTGAAAAATAAAGGAGATGATGTCCCAACCTTCACTAATCAAATAAGTGAGCATATTAGAGAAAAATATCCGATTAATATTACATTAGAAGAAATAGCTATTCAAAGCCCCCTTTCTCAAGAAGAACATCTCAAACAACTTTTAGTTATTGAAGATAATGGACTCGGCATGGATACAGAGATAATAAAAAAGTATTTTTTGCAGGTTGGGCGTTCCTACTATACGTCTGAAGAATTCCAAAGGAAGTTCAGTTTTAAGCCAAACAGTCAATTTGGAGTGGGTTTTTTATCGGTATTCGCAGTCAGTGAACATATAACTGTGGAGACTTTTAAACCCTCCTCATTCCGTGGAGAAGGTCCAATATCCTTGTGTCTAACAAGTCCAAGAAGTTATTTATTAACCGACAAAGGATCGCGGAAAAAAGTGGAACTAAAATCTCGCTTATACTAA
- a CDS encoding serine/threonine protein kinase, producing MVSKVDEDKNKLRLFFKETKFIDTILGKVEIEEEIGQGGNALVFSAIWGRTQVAIKFLAEDCSIEATSRHKRFVTEVREVIKLSDSQAVVPIYFYDLLKVESSIFPYMIMKKYPYTLNAWKRKNQINQIDDVLPIVKNLLYCLDKIHSMNIVHRDLKPQNLLVDDDNDLVLADFGISWFDPEHYERLVKTEKKDRLANFAFSAPEQFQVKPETEPTMDLFALGQLIQWLITDDTVRGVGRTQLKSVHESFAPLDPIVDLLLQYDPINRPQNATEVSHLLNSALKPIEVRESEEDRVLNALRGFDEILRSTCPGKTGLIKITEKQKIDLIMSRLADQYNKLKLWWTQGSSDCPIDNIRLIDENIWLFDSSECLIEAIWVKRDHSYDHQYILLQCAAMPPFGIYEYYGQKTEEAAWFMDNYITRQEYDDGYAEINGVIEKLSNRAEIRIRELERDFLFVATFANPINVDTHRDNNREIVDNVYHFIKDAGEVDESQLKRLDKLQRHPISVMMS from the coding sequence ATGGTAAGCAAAGTGGATGAGGATAAAAATAAATTAAGGTTATTTTTTAAGGAAACGAAGTTTATTGATACCATTTTAGGGAAAGTAGAAATTGAAGAAGAAATTGGTCAAGGCGGTAATGCGCTTGTTTTTTCCGCAATATGGGGTCGAACGCAAGTAGCAATCAAGTTCCTCGCAGAAGATTGTTCTATTGAAGCTACATCTAGGCATAAGAGATTTGTAACTGAAGTTCGTGAAGTAATTAAGTTATCCGATTCTCAAGCTGTTGTCCCAATCTACTTTTATGATCTCTTGAAAGTTGAAAGCAGCATATTCCCTTATATGATTATGAAAAAGTACCCTTACACTCTAAACGCGTGGAAAAGGAAGAACCAGATTAACCAGATTGATGATGTATTACCAATAGTGAAGAACCTCTTATACTGTCTAGACAAGATTCATAGCATGAATATAGTCCATCGCGATTTAAAACCGCAAAACCTTTTAGTAGATGACGACAACGATTTAGTACTTGCTGATTTCGGAATTTCATGGTTCGATCCTGAGCATTATGAACGTCTTGTTAAGACAGAAAAAAAAGATAGATTAGCTAATTTTGCATTTTCAGCTCCTGAGCAGTTTCAAGTAAAACCAGAAACAGAACCTACTATGGATTTATTTGCTTTAGGGCAATTGATTCAATGGTTAATTACGGATGATACTGTAAGAGGTGTAGGTCGTACACAATTAAAAAGTGTACATGAATCGTTTGCACCCTTAGATCCTATAGTTGATTTGCTTTTACAGTATGATCCTATAAACAGACCTCAAAATGCAACTGAGGTGAGCCACCTTCTTAATTCGGCCCTTAAGCCCATTGAAGTCCGAGAAAGCGAAGAAGATAGGGTTTTAAACGCTTTGAGAGGATTTGACGAGATATTAAGATCAACATGTCCTGGAAAAACGGGGCTTATTAAAATTACAGAGAAACAAAAAATCGACTTAATAATGAGTAGATTGGCTGACCAATATAATAAACTAAAGTTATGGTGGACCCAAGGTTCATCAGATTGTCCTATTGATAATATTCGTCTAATAGATGAAAATATTTGGTTGTTTGACAGTAGCGAATGTCTGATCGAGGCGATTTGGGTAAAAAGGGATCACTCTTATGATCACCAATACATTCTTCTACAATGCGCGGCAATGCCTCCTTTTGGCATTTATGAATATTATGGTCAGAAGACTGAAGAAGCAGCTTGGTTTATGGATAACTATATAACTAGACAGGAGTATGATGATGGTTATGCAGAGATAAACGGTGTAATTGAAAAATTAAGTAATAGGGCTGAAATTCGCATAAGAGAGCTTGAACGAGATTTCCTCTTTGTGGCAACTTTTGCAAATCCGATAAATGTTGATACTCATCGTGATAACAATAGGGAAATAGTAGATAACGTATACCATTTTATTAAAGATGCTGGTGAAGTGGATGAGAGTCAACTCAAGAGGCTAGATAAATTACAGCGACATCCAATATCTGTTATGATGAGTTGA
- a CDS encoding DUF3892 domain-containing protein, translating to MNSARERFIAAQCNGDGDLLSFKTSSGRVLDYQQALQEVQAGAIAGVNVFKGRDGEMYIRGDADGDPTNNLDQLPQF from the coding sequence ATGAACAGTGCACGTGAACGGTTTATAGCGGCCCAGTGTAATGGTGACGGAGACTTACTCAGCTTCAAGACCTCCTCGGGACGGGTGCTTGATTACCAGCAGGCTTTGCAGGAGGTTCAGGCAGGTGCCATTGCCGGGGTGAATGTTTTTAAAGGCAGAGACGGCGAAATGTATATCCGCGGCGATGCCGATGGTGATCCAACCAACAACCTGGATCAGCTTCCGCAGTTTTAG
- a CDS encoding nuclear transport factor 2 family protein, which produces MIEREQIIENYFESWINKNNVILRKIFDPNIIYSECYGPEYHGLHAIESWFEDWNKRGTVFVWNIKQFIHQGNLTAVEWYFKCEYEAEVGEFDGVSLIEFNNDNLIVNLKEFQSKIPHYYPYK; this is translated from the coding sequence ATGATTGAAAGAGAACAAATAATAGAGAATTATTTTGAATCCTGGATTAACAAAAACAATGTTATATTAAGAAAAATCTTCGACCCGAACATTATCTATTCTGAATGTTATGGACCTGAATATCACGGATTACACGCCATAGAAAGCTGGTTTGAAGATTGGAATAAGCGTGGAACAGTTTTTGTTTGGAATATAAAGCAATTTATTCATCAAGGCAATTTAACCGCTGTTGAATGGTACTTTAAATGTGAGTATGAGGCAGAGGTTGGGGAATTTGACGGTGTATCATTAATTGAATTTAATAATGATAACTTGATTGTGAATTTAAAAGAGTTCCAGTCTAAAATACCACACTATTATCCATACAAGTAA
- a CDS encoding ferritin-like domain-containing protein — protein sequence MYMVYPYWFRSQFVPIWATSTPDALELMRNSVQGERNDELFYDQLIQLAPNPEQAEVITSIRNDERGHNQMFRQMYRELTGHEVTGASNEAPEQVTSYTAGLQKAFQGELSAVEKYRKIWFGLPYGVYKDTLYGIILDEQKHASKYNNLLLLNSAAYR from the coding sequence ATGTATATGGTGTATCCGTATTGGTTCAGATCACAATTTGTCCCTATTTGGGCAACATCAACTCCTGATGCACTTGAATTAATGAGGAATTCAGTCCAAGGGGAGCGAAATGATGAACTTTTTTATGACCAACTCATCCAACTTGCTCCGAACCCCGAACAAGCTGAAGTTATTACCTCTATCCGGAATGATGAACGAGGGCATAATCAAATGTTCCGGCAAATGTACAGGGAATTAACTGGTCATGAAGTGACCGGAGCTAGCAATGAAGCCCCTGAACAAGTTACTTCGTATACTGCCGGTTTACAAAAAGCCTTCCAAGGTGAATTATCTGCAGTTGAAAAGTATCGGAAGATATGGTTCGGCCTTCCATACGGCGTTTATAAGGATACTTTGTACGGCATTATTCTCGATGAGCAAAAGCATGCTTCGAAGTATAATAATCTATTGCTGCTGAACTCAGCTGCATATCGGTAG
- a CDS encoding GNAT family N-acetyltransferase, producing MAAEIVRVTTDEQLQMGLDIRKKVFVEEQKVPMEEEVDEYDVIGDNVHHMLLLDEGIPVATGRLIYYKAGTAKMQRIAVHQAYRSKGYGRVLLLALEGLAREIGLKSSILDAQCQAEDFYIKLGYKVISLEPFYDAGILHVRMEKTL from the coding sequence ATGGCAGCAGAAATTGTACGTGTGACCACGGATGAACAGCTCCAAATGGGACTGGACATCCGGAAAAAGGTCTTTGTCGAAGAGCAGAAAGTACCCATGGAAGAAGAAGTGGATGAATATGATGTAATTGGCGACAACGTTCATCATATGCTGTTGCTGGATGAAGGCATTCCGGTAGCCACAGGAAGACTGATATACTACAAAGCCGGGACGGCCAAAATGCAGCGGATTGCTGTTCACCAGGCATACCGCAGCAAGGGATATGGACGGGTGCTGCTGCTGGCATTGGAGGGACTGGCCCGGGAGATTGGTCTTAAATCCTCCATACTGGATGCGCAGTGCCAAGCGGAGGATTTTTACATAAAGCTCGGCTATAAGGTGATCTCCTTAGAGCCTTTCTATGATGCGGGAATTTTGCATGTCCGGATGGAAAAGACGCTCTAG
- a CDS encoding Ig-like domain-containing protein, which yields MEKRQLIIEETERRFTMRLFIKILLATVLSLFSVTLVTSTAPVIYANQAAKVTSISVASPSNALKPKQTFQLKPNVVTSPKGTNVKITYSSTNTKVATVNVSGLVTAVNPGKAIIYTSSGGKSTYAVINVASSTVSLSTGLWVEKKDIKNSEEQLLTDGAIYFELKSFKNNVLTGQFFSISSPPSNRIADVEIRTEIKNGKGIFSYTDDGWGNSGKGTVEINGDNLLFGFKETKSNSSAMWNLGSFSVTLYKSNSGSNVGVTAFEGQWSTPGSDELAFKLTIKSDTKGGITFFSEGEEFPNNITFVYNGDKLTFKYEDGDQKTTIKLVDSKTIILTTSDGYQLTLKKY from the coding sequence ATGGAAAAAAGACAGCTTATTATAGAAGAAACTGAGAGGAGATTCACAATGAGACTATTTATAAAAATTCTATTGGCAACTGTTCTAAGCCTGTTTTCTGTTACTTTAGTTACAAGTACAGCTCCCGTGATCTATGCAAATCAAGCGGCAAAAGTGACCTCAATATCGGTCGCAAGTCCGTCAAATGCATTAAAACCAAAACAGACATTTCAATTAAAGCCAAACGTAGTTACCTCACCCAAAGGCACAAATGTAAAGATTACATACTCTTCTACCAATACTAAGGTAGCAACGGTAAATGTGAGTGGTTTAGTAACGGCTGTCAATCCAGGAAAAGCAATCATATATACAAGCTCAGGCGGCAAAAGCACATATGCAGTAATCAATGTAGCTTCTAGTACAGTAAGTCTCAGTACAGGGCTATGGGTGGAAAAGAAGGACATTAAAAATTCAGAAGAACAACTGTTAACTGATGGTGCTATTTATTTTGAACTGAAAAGCTTCAAAAATAATGTGCTGACTGGACAATTTTTCTCTATTAGTTCCCCTCCATCCAATCGGATAGCTGATGTTGAGATCAGAACAGAAATTAAAAATGGCAAAGGGATTTTCTCCTATACAGATGATGGTTGGGGAAACAGTGGAAAAGGAACTGTAGAAATCAATGGGGACAATCTTTTGTTCGGCTTCAAAGAGACCAAATCAAACAGCAGCGCAATGTGGAATCTCGGATCATTCAGCGTCACATTATATAAATCTAACAGCGGTTCGAACGTGGGTGTAACAGCCTTTGAAGGACAATGGAGCACTCCAGGTTCAGATGAGTTAGCCTTTAAGCTGACCATTAAGAGTGACACTAAGGGAGGAATTACATTCTTCAGCGAAGGTGAGGAATTCCCTAACAATATCACTTTCGTTTACAATGGTGATAAGCTCACTTTTAAGTATGAAGATGGTGACCAGAAGACTACTATAAAGCTGGTGGATTCTAAAACGATTATACTCACAACTTCTGATGGGTATCAGCTCACACTAAAGAAATATTGA
- a CDS encoding NUDIX domain-containing protein codes for MAMPTHIVAVGGIVENEQGEVLLVKTYHGGWVFPGGLLSTSDETSDSRWVAKDTALEMITSSAIRTRFQAYLEFVGNVAYIVYETKPEFKVAMSREI; via the coding sequence ATGGCGATGCCTACTCATATCGTTGCTGTCGGAGGAATTGTTGAGAATGAACAGGGAGAGGTTCTTCTGGTAAAAACCTATCATGGCGGCTGGGTGTTTCCCGGCGGGCTGTTAAGTACTTCCGATGAGACATCGGACAGCCGGTGGGTTGCCAAGGATACCGCGCTTGAGATGATCACAAGTTCTGCAATCCGTACCCGGTTCCAGGCTTATCTGGAATTTGTGGGGAATGTGGCCTACATCGTTTATGAAACTAAACCTGAATTTAAAGTAGCAATGAGCAGGGAAATATAA
- a CDS encoding cupin domain-containing protein, with protein sequence MPRIFNEQNVLFEPKQSPVPEFSWHTSRKLAEMAGSKHLLFEIRSLDPGKYSYPYHFHRSAEEIFVILSGRAMLRTPSGFQELREGDTVFFESGPEGAHQLFNHTEAPCRYLDLRTNLGIDIVEYPDSGKINILPYEEVYMADKVDYFAGEDNVADKWK encoded by the coding sequence ATGCCTAGAATTTTCAACGAACAGAATGTTTTATTTGAACCCAAACAGTCACCGGTACCGGAGTTTTCATGGCATACAAGCAGGAAACTGGCCGAGATGGCAGGGTCGAAACACTTGCTTTTTGAGATCAGATCACTGGATCCGGGGAAATATTCGTATCCGTATCATTTTCACAGAAGTGCTGAGGAGATCTTTGTAATCTTGTCGGGTAGGGCTATGCTTAGGACGCCTTCTGGATTCCAGGAGTTGCGGGAAGGCGACACTGTATTTTTTGAGAGCGGCCCGGAAGGAGCGCACCAATTATTTAACCATACTGAAGCTCCATGCCGGTACTTGGATTTACGTACGAACCTGGGCATCGATATTGTCGAATACCCGGACTCCGGGAAGATAAACATCCTGCCCTATGAGGAAGTGTATATGGCTGACAAGGTGGATTATTTCGCAGGTGAGGATAATGTAGCTGATAAATGGAAGTGA
- a CDS encoding site-2 protease family protein: MPQPNESKNKTSTGLKWLGGGAAMLLLKGKAIISLLKLGKIAGPLISMMFSIWAYALIYPWQFAIGFVLLLFVHELGHVIAAKRIGLPVSAPLFIPFLGALITMKKQPLDAKMEAYVAFGGPVLGSAGAAVVFAFAYYYHSPLLYSLAYVGFLLNLINLLPIHPLDGGRIATAVTRWLWLVGLIGGLGVIIYLKSILFLVIWVLFAYDLYKKYISRKKNSQTRTLLLRFLIPVEHLREQGYLIPGPEHTRELPFTTYSDLDRQQYLGIRYESLDYYGTARLPVQSIIDKVKLTRLEHITEETGLHLNALCEVQYTVFENDKYYDVPASYRWKYGAAYAVLAGGIGYLMYLVHVVGNVNL, from the coding sequence TTGCCGCAACCCAATGAATCCAAGAATAAAACTTCCACCGGGCTGAAATGGCTGGGAGGAGGGGCAGCCATGCTGCTCCTGAAAGGAAAGGCGATTATATCTCTGCTGAAGCTGGGAAAGATAGCCGGTCCGCTGATATCTATGATGTTTTCGATATGGGCTTACGCACTGATCTATCCTTGGCAGTTCGCCATCGGTTTTGTACTGCTGCTGTTTGTCCATGAGCTGGGACATGTGATTGCCGCGAAGAGGATTGGTCTTCCGGTAAGCGCTCCGCTGTTTATTCCTTTTCTGGGCGCTTTGATCACTATGAAAAAACAGCCCCTGGACGCTAAAATGGAGGCTTATGTGGCCTTTGGTGGTCCTGTCCTGGGCAGCGCGGGGGCGGCGGTTGTATTTGCCTTCGCCTATTATTATCACAGTCCGCTTCTGTATTCTCTGGCCTACGTCGGATTTCTGCTCAACCTGATCAATCTGCTGCCGATTCATCCGCTGGATGGAGGGCGCATTGCGACTGCGGTCACACGCTGGCTGTGGCTGGTCGGACTGATAGGCGGATTAGGCGTGATCATCTATCTGAAATCGATCCTGTTCCTGGTTATCTGGGTGCTGTTTGCTTATGACTTGTACAAGAAGTATATCAGCCGGAAAAAGAACAGCCAGACGCGGACCCTTTTGCTCAGATTCCTCATCCCCGTAGAGCATTTAAGGGAACAAGGCTATCTGATCCCGGGGCCGGAGCACACCAGAGAATTGCCGTTCACTACTTACAGCGATCTGGACCGGCAGCAGTATCTCGGCATCCGCTACGAAAGCCTGGACTATTACGGTACCGCCAGACTTCCTGTACAGAGCATCATTGACAAGGTGAAGCTGACCCGGCTTGAGCATATTACGGAGGAGACAGGACTGCATTTGAACGCGCTATGTGAGGTCCAATACACCGTGTTTGAGAACGACAAATATTATGATGTGCCGGCAAGCTACCGCTGGAAATATGGTGCAGCTTATGCTGTGCTCGCGGGGGGCATTGGGTACCTGATGTATTTAGTGCATGTGGTGGGGAATGTAAATCTCTAA
- a CDS encoding aminotransferase class I/II-fold pyridoxal phosphate-dependent enzyme: MDQHVTPLFTALKKHAAGNPVQFHIPGHKKGLGTDAEFREFIGDNALSIDLINIAPLDDLHQPTGVILEAQKLAAEAFGADYTYFSVQGTSNAIMTMILSVCSEGDKIIVPRNIHKSVMSAIIFSGAKPVFVSPVQDENLGIDHGITTSALEKALRRHPDAKGVLVINPTYFGVCADLRSIVDLAHSYGVPVLVDEAHGVLIHFHEDLPVSAMQAGADLAATSVHKLGGSMTQSSVLNLNAKTGLVNPQRVQTILSMLTTTSTSYILLASLDTSRRNLALNGHEMAARTIALSNYARDAINNIDGLYSFGKEILGTEATFNIDPTKLNIHVRHLGITGYETENWLREKYKIEVELSDMYNILCLITPGDTRESVDKLISALRVLSAVHYSKGEIYELKVQVPEIPQLALIPRDAFYADTQVVPFRESAGYIIAEFIYVYPPGIPILLPGEVITQDNIDYIIDHVEIGLPVKGPEDRSINYVKVIVEAEPIS; encoded by the coding sequence ATGGATCAACACGTAACTCCCCTCTTCACTGCTCTCAAAAAGCATGCCGCCGGAAACCCAGTTCAATTTCATATTCCCGGGCATAAGAAGGGGCTAGGAACCGATGCCGAATTCCGTGAGTTTATCGGCGATAACGCTCTATCCATAGATTTGATCAACATCGCACCGCTTGATGACCTTCATCAGCCTACCGGCGTAATTCTTGAAGCTCAGAAGCTGGCTGCGGAGGCTTTCGGTGCCGACTATACGTATTTTAGCGTACAGGGCACGAGCAATGCCATCATGACTATGATCCTCTCTGTCTGCTCGGAAGGAGATAAAATTATTGTGCCGCGCAACATTCACAAATCCGTGATGTCGGCCATTATTTTCTCCGGAGCCAAGCCTGTTTTTGTCTCTCCTGTACAGGATGAGAATCTTGGGATAGACCATGGTATTACCACCAGCGCACTCGAGAAGGCCTTAAGGCGCCATCCCGATGCCAAGGGTGTACTTGTTATCAATCCAACGTATTTTGGCGTCTGCGCCGACCTGCGTTCGATTGTCGACCTGGCCCACAGCTACGGGGTTCCCGTACTGGTGGACGAGGCACATGGAGTATTGATTCATTTTCATGAGGATCTTCCGGTATCGGCCATGCAGGCCGGAGCTGACTTGGCGGCAACCAGCGTACACAAGCTGGGCGGCTCCATGACACAGAGCTCCGTGCTCAATCTGAATGCCAAGACCGGACTTGTGAATCCGCAGCGGGTACAGACGATCCTCAGCATGCTGACCACAACTTCAACATCATATATTCTTTTGGCATCTCTGGATACCTCCAGACGCAATCTGGCCCTGAACGGCCACGAGATGGCGGCAAGAACCATTGCCCTGTCCAACTATGCGCGTGATGCGATCAATAACATTGACGGCTTGTACAGCTTCGGCAAAGAAATTCTCGGCACAGAAGCTACCTTTAACATCGATCCGACGAAGCTCAACATTCATGTGCGCCATCTCGGCATCACCGGTTACGAGACGGAAAACTGGCTGCGCGAGAAGTACAAGATCGAAGTAGAGTTAAGCGACATGTATAATATTCTTTGCCTGATTACCCCAGGAGATACCCGGGAATCTGTCGACAAGCTGATTTCCGCCCTGCGTGTGCTGTCTGCGGTCCATTACAGCAAAGGCGAAATCTATGAGCTTAAGGTGCAGGTGCCGGAAATCCCGCAGCTCGCCTTGATTCCCAGAGATGCTTTTTATGCAGATACGCAAGTAGTGCCCTTCCGCGAGTCTGCAGGCTATATCATTGCAGAGTTCATTTATGTTTACCCTCCAGGGATCCCGATTCTGCTCCCTGGTGAAGTTATTACCCAGGATAACATCGATTATATCATCGACCATGTAGAAATCGGACTGCCGGTCAAAGGTCCCGAGGACCGCAGCATTAACTACGTCAAAGTCATTGTGGAGGCTGAGCCGATCTCCTGA